One window from the genome of Bacteroidales bacterium encodes:
- a CDS encoding class I SAM-dependent methyltransferase encodes MDLKETKRFNYHASERHPWETARFEVICEILKQKFPEILKQKLKILDVGCGDIFFIENLSKHFPLSEFYAVDTAFDEKILKELRNKFTDKPIFIENSLNNIELKKNHFFDFVLLLDVIEHIEDDIGFLTDLKNNIYINNNTYFIITAPAFNFLFSSHDVFLGHYRRYSNKTLYKSITQSGFETISSGYFFFSILISRLFKKVIERFFNVKKENQKEGIGNWNGNKILTLIIKKYLLFDFRISNCFRKIGIKIPGLTNYVICKKSV; translated from the coding sequence ATGGATTTAAAGGAAACAAAACGGTTTAATTATCATGCTTCCGAAAGACATCCCTGGGAAACGGCTCGCTTTGAGGTAATATGTGAAATATTAAAACAAAAATTTCCTGAAATATTAAAACAAAAACTAAAAATATTAGATGTTGGATGCGGTGATATATTTTTTATAGAAAACTTATCAAAACATTTTCCTTTATCTGAATTTTATGCCGTTGATACTGCCTTTGATGAAAAAATACTTAAAGAACTTAGAAACAAATTTACTGACAAACCAATTTTTATTGAGAACTCATTAAATAATATTGAATTAAAAAAAAATCATTTTTTTGATTTTGTATTATTACTTGATGTTATTGAACATATTGAAGATGATATTGGTTTTTTAACTGATTTGAAAAATAATATTTATATAAATAATAATACTTATTTTATTATTACCGCACCTGCCTTTAATTTTTTATTCTCATCACATGATGTTTTTCTTGGACATTACAGGCGTTATAGCAACAAAACTCTTTACAAATCTATAACTCAGTCGGGGTTTGAAACTATTTCATCAGGATATTTCTTTTTTAGTATTTTAATCTCGAGATTATTTAAAAAAGTTATTGAAAGGTTTTTTAATGTAAAAAAAGAAAATCAAAAAGAAGGTATTGGGAATTGGAATGGTAATAAAATTTTAACTTTAATTATTAAAAAATATTTATTATTTGATTTTAGAATATCTAATTGTTTTAGAAAAATTGGTATTAAAATTCCGGGTTTAACTAACTATGTGATATGCAAAAAATCTGTATAG
- a CDS encoding glycosyltransferase family 2 protein, with translation MLKKYLHKLLKKYLSFYINKSDSVLELSPNNEKLFKDNKNYSESSDFILLNGIIHYESDIQKNLQELYNKITSDTRVIIVYYSSLWKPFIKLSSYLKLRKKTPEENWISHEDVENFLLLTNFEIVRRDSKIILPIYIPLLSAFFNRILAPLPLLKYFSLVNIVIARALKKEENLKTVSIVVPARNEEGNIEEIVKSLPKLSDDDELIFIEGNSTDNTWEKIKSVADKYKNEKNIITGHQEGKGKGDAVRKGFLLATKDIFMIYDADMTVPAEDLIKFYNAIKTGKGEFINGSRLVYPMEKQAMRFFNIIGNKFFASGFSFLIGQRFKDTLCGTKVISRKNYIKLSANRNYFGDFDPFGDFDLIFGATKLGLKIIEIPIRYKERIYGNTNIQRWKHGMILFKMLFFAMRKIKFL, from the coding sequence GTGCTAAAAAAATATCTACATAAATTATTAAAAAAATATTTGTCTTTTTATATAAATAAATCCGACAGTGTTCTGGAATTAAGTCCAAATAACGAAAAACTATTTAAAGACAATAAAAATTATTCCGAAAGTTCTGACTTTATTTTACTAAATGGCATTATTCATTACGAAAGCGACATTCAAAAAAACTTACAAGAACTATATAATAAAATAACTTCCGATACCCGTGTAATTATTGTTTATTACAGCAGTTTGTGGAAGCCGTTTATTAAATTATCTTCATATTTAAAACTAAGAAAAAAAACTCCCGAAGAAAACTGGATAAGTCATGAAGATGTTGAAAATTTTTTATTGCTTACTAATTTTGAAATTGTGAGAAGAGACAGTAAAATAATTCTTCCGATTTATATTCCTTTGCTGAGTGCCTTTTTTAATAGAATATTAGCACCTTTACCTTTGCTCAAATATTTTTCATTAGTAAATATTGTTATTGCAAGAGCATTAAAAAAAGAAGAAAATTTAAAAACAGTATCTATTGTTGTTCCTGCCCGAAACGAAGAAGGAAATATAGAGGAAATAGTAAAAAGTTTACCAAAACTTAGCGATGACGATGAACTCATTTTCATAGAAGGAAATTCAACAGATAACACCTGGGAGAAAATAAAGTCAGTTGCGGATAAATATAAAAACGAAAAAAATATAATTACCGGACATCAGGAAGGTAAAGGGAAAGGTGATGCAGTTAGAAAAGGATTTTTGCTCGCAACAAAAGATATATTTATGATTTACGATGCAGACATGACGGTTCCTGCAGAAGATTTAATAAAGTTTTATAATGCCATTAAAACCGGTAAAGGTGAATTTATAAATGGAAGCAGGTTGGTATATCCTATGGAAAAACAAGCAATGCGGTTTTTTAATATAATAGGAAACAAATTTTTTGCATCAGGTTTTTCATTCTTAATTGGTCAAAGATTTAAAGATACTTTATGCGGTACAAAAGTAATTTCAAGAAAAAATTATATAAAACTATCTGCAAACAGAAATTATTTTGGTGATTTTGACCCTTTCGGTGACTTTGATTTAATATTCGGAGCAACAAAATTAGGGTTAAAAATAATTGAAATCCCGATTAGATACAAAGAACGCATATATGGAAACACCAATATTCAAAGATGGAAGCACGGTATGATATTATTTAAAATGCTGTTTTTTGCGATGAGAAAAATAAAGTTTTTATAA
- a CDS encoding glycosyltransferase produces MQKICIVVPCYNESKRLPIKEFNDFINNSEDIYFCFVNDGSKDNTIEILSAIKKAVGEKAKILDLKKNQGKAEAVRKGILESLNWMNFEAIGYFDADLSTPLSEILTLYDNLNKKTNYKIAFCSRIKIASNHIERSSFRHYSGRVFSTFVSIFLGMSIYDTQCGAKLIRTDIINEIFKSPFYSKWFFDIEIFYRIKKSFGGEEAIKNIIEVPINQWIEKGKSKISLLDWLKVPFILLKLYFKYM; encoded by the coding sequence ATGCAAAAAATCTGTATAGTGGTTCCATGCTACAACGAAAGTAAGCGACTTCCTATAAAAGAATTTAATGATTTTATTAATAATTCTGAAGATATTTATTTCTGTTTTGTTAATGATGGCAGTAAAGATAATACTATTGAAATTTTATCTGCAATTAAAAAAGCAGTTGGAGAAAAAGCAAAAATTCTTGATTTGAAAAAAAATCAAGGTAAAGCAGAAGCAGTAAGAAAAGGCATTTTGGAATCATTAAATTGGATGAATTTTGAGGCAATCGGGTATTTTGATGCTGACCTTTCTACACCGCTATCAGAAATTTTAACATTGTATGATAATTTAAATAAGAAAACAAATTATAAAATTGCTTTTTGTTCGAGAATAAAAATTGCAAGTAATCATATTGAACGGAGTTCTTTTCGTCATTATTCAGGAAGGGTATTTTCAACTTTTGTAAGTATTTTTCTTGGAATGAGCATATACGATACTCAATGTGGTGCAAAATTAATAAGAACAGATATTATTAATGAAATTTTTAAATCTCCTTTTTATAGTAAATGGTTTTTTGATATTGAAATATTTTATAGAATTAAAAAAAGTTTTGGTGGCGAAGAAGCAATTAAAAATATAATTGAAGTTCCTATTAATCAGTGGATTGAAAAAGGTAAATCTAAAATATCTTTATTAGATTGGCTTAAAGTACCTTTTATACTTTTAAAATTGTATTTTAAATATATGTAA